The following proteins are encoded in a genomic region of Synechococcus sp. CBW1002:
- a CDS encoding bifunctional diguanylate cyclase/phosphodiesterase — MPSPTPKTKGGDSEEGRILPSLNDLAAASLELVHDAILLIEATSGALIEANPAARRLLDSGSGGPGVASSNPAAPADPAVLSALLAQLPPLSQLRQQPMGRAVALWTAADPGLPVELTYRLQGLESDSGSLDVLLLVLHQPQPPLGSPPVVQLQHLNDLLNEAERQSHIGSWEHVHATDALVCSREARRIWGLEDSGDETLRFASLLARLDPDDQTRLLHAYERAIQIGDPFQVDYHLQLPHGPRRTLRQQGETDYAVNGEPLHTVGTLQDITEINALQDQLEQAAYTDPLTGLPNKAASLRHLEQLLKGRPYNQCIGLINLDLDSFQSINDSFGPEAGNHLLSAMAMWLRNRLEPDDWIARLGSDEFLVIRGNGTNSLGDAVALAKELQQSLIQTAQLAPLLPVQPSACFGVSTCPEHGIDPHLLLQAANTALMEAKRRGRNQLHPYSTSLSTRIREQLDLEMQLSHAVERQQLRLVYQPQVDGEGRLIGAEALVRWFKTPATCVPPDQFIPLAERSGQIHAIGAWVVEEACRQLRQWDLQGLRLPLLAVNVSGVQLEPQDPPLEAALAAALARHAIPPQRIELEITETALISNPQQARQQLQQLAHQGFRLAIDDFGTDFSSLETLHALALNKLKIDRCFINALETDLTDQVIVRATLSMARELGLETLAEGVETAQQWQLLKQLGCSSFQGYFFDRPLTAEAFAQRLLEPLTPSAQTA, encoded by the coding sequence ATGCCCTCACCAACGCCGAAAACCAAGGGCGGTGATTCGGAGGAAGGACGCATCCTGCCCAGCCTCAATGACCTGGCTGCGGCCAGCCTGGAGCTGGTTCACGACGCCATCCTGCTGATCGAGGCGACCAGCGGTGCGTTGATCGAGGCCAATCCAGCCGCCCGCCGGTTGCTTGACAGCGGCTCGGGTGGACCAGGCGTCGCCAGCTCGAATCCCGCCGCCCCGGCGGATCCTGCGGTGCTGTCAGCTCTGCTGGCTCAGCTGCCGCCGCTGAGCCAGCTGCGGCAGCAACCCATGGGCCGCGCCGTGGCCCTGTGGACGGCAGCGGATCCAGGTCTGCCTGTGGAGCTGACCTATCGGCTGCAGGGCCTGGAGAGCGACAGCGGCTCTCTGGACGTGCTGCTGCTTGTGCTGCATCAGCCCCAGCCGCCGCTGGGGTCTCCGCCGGTCGTGCAGCTGCAGCACCTGAACGATCTGCTGAACGAAGCCGAACGGCAATCCCACATCGGCAGCTGGGAGCATGTGCACGCCACCGATGCGCTGGTCTGCTCCAGGGAGGCCCGCCGGATCTGGGGACTGGAGGACAGCGGCGATGAAACCTTGCGCTTCGCCAGCCTGCTGGCCCGGCTCGACCCCGACGATCAGACCAGGCTGCTGCACGCCTATGAACGAGCCATCCAGATCGGCGATCCGTTCCAGGTGGATTACCACCTGCAGCTGCCCCATGGCCCCCGCAGGACCCTGCGGCAGCAGGGCGAGACCGACTACGCCGTGAACGGCGAGCCGCTGCACACGGTCGGCACGCTGCAGGACATCACTGAGATCAACGCCCTGCAGGACCAGCTCGAGCAGGCCGCCTATACCGATCCGCTCACCGGACTGCCGAACAAGGCCGCCAGCCTGCGCCATCTCGAGCAGCTGCTGAAGGGGCGGCCCTACAACCAGTGCATCGGCCTGATCAACCTCGATCTCGACAGCTTCCAGTCGATCAACGACAGCTTTGGACCGGAGGCCGGCAACCACCTGCTCTCCGCCATGGCGATGTGGCTGCGCAACCGGCTGGAGCCCGACGACTGGATCGCTCGACTGGGCAGCGATGAATTCCTGGTGATCCGCGGCAACGGAACCAACTCCCTGGGAGATGCGGTGGCCCTGGCCAAGGAACTGCAGCAGTCGTTGATCCAGACGGCCCAGCTGGCCCCGCTGCTGCCGGTGCAACCCAGCGCCTGCTTCGGCGTGAGCACCTGCCCCGAACACGGCATCGACCCCCATCTGCTGCTGCAGGCCGCCAACACCGCCCTGATGGAGGCCAAGCGCAGGGGCAGGAACCAGCTGCACCCCTATTCGACCAGCCTCAGCACCCGCATCCGCGAACAACTGGATCTGGAGATGCAGCTCAGCCATGCCGTGGAGCGCCAGCAGCTGCGGCTGGTGTATCAGCCCCAGGTGGATGGGGAGGGGCGGCTGATCGGCGCCGAAGCCCTGGTGCGCTGGTTCAAGACGCCCGCGACCTGCGTACCCCCGGATCAGTTCATCCCCCTGGCGGAGCGCTCGGGCCAGATCCACGCAATCGGCGCCTGGGTGGTGGAGGAAGCCTGCCGGCAGCTGCGGCAGTGGGACCTGCAGGGCCTGAGGCTGCCGCTGCTGGCCGTGAATGTGTCCGGCGTGCAACTGGAGCCGCAGGACCCACCCCTGGAGGCGGCCCTGGCAGCGGCCCTGGCACGGCATGCCATTCCCCCGCAGCGGATCGAGCTGGAGATCACGGAAACCGCCCTGATCAGCAATCCCCAGCAAGCGCGCCAGCAGCTGCAGCAACTGGCCCATCAGGGATTTCGCCTGGCCATCGACGACTTCGGCACCGACTTCTCCTCCCTGGAGACCCTGCACGCCCTTGCGCTCAACAAGCTCAAGATCGATCGCTGTTTCATCAACGCCCTCGAGACCGACCTCACCGATCAGGTGATCGTGCGCGCCACGCTGTCGATGGCGCGGGAGCTGGGGCTGGAGACCCTGGCCGAAGGCGTGGAGACGGCTCAGCAGTGGCAGCTGCTCAAGCAGCTGGGCTGCTCCAGCTTCCAGGGGTATTTCTTCGATCGCCCCCTGACGGCAGAGGCCTTTGCACAACGGCTGCTCGAGCCCCTCACCCCCTCCGCGCAGACCGCTTGA